In the genome of Raphanus sativus cultivar WK10039 chromosome 4, ASM80110v3, whole genome shotgun sequence, one region contains:
- the LOC108851516 gene encoding phenolic glucoside malonyltransferase 1, whose amino-acid sequence MVSPLNVIDVSRVTPSDSSESFTLSLTFFDLLWYKLHPVQRVIFYPLADATRPFFETVIVPNLKSSLSSSLSHYLPLAGKLVWDSLDKKPSLVYSPNDAVSFTVAESNAEFSLLTGNKPFPTTELYPLVPELQVSDESASAVSFQVTLFPNQGFCIGITAHHAVLDGKTTTMFLKFWANTCKRQKNPTVNASLPQDLIPNYNRTVIKAPGDIETKIMDQWNSFLKMVSGGKEPDNPKSLKILPPQELSPDVVRFTLDLTREDIQTLRERLKREESSASSSSPKELRLSTFVVTYSYVLTCVIRARGGDPNRPVGYAFAVDCRSLLDPPVPSNYFGNCVSAAFRVPLTAETFMGEEGFLSAARMVSDSVEGLDETVAFKLPEILAAFATVPPGAQLLSVAGSTRFGVYGLDFGWGKPQRVVVVSIDQGEAISMAEGRDGNGGVEIGFSLKKHEMDTLIDLLHDGLKS is encoded by the coding sequence ATGGTTTCTCCGCTTAACGTCATCGACGTGTCACGGGTCACCCCTTCTGACTCATCCGAGTCTTTCACTCTCTCCCTCACTTTCTTCGACCTTCTCTGGTACAAACTCCACCCTGTCCAACGAGTCATCTTCTACCCACTCGCTGACGCAACTCGCCCTTTCTTCGAGACAGTCATCGTCCCCAATCTCAAGTCCTCTCTTTCCTCATCCCTCTCTCACTACCTCCCACTCGCCGGAAAACTCGTCTGGGACTCACTCGACAAAAAACCTAGCCTTGTCTACTCCCCAAACGACGCCGTTTCATTCACCGTGGCCGAGTCCAACGCAGAATTCTCACTGTTAACCGGTAACAAACCGTTCCCCACCACCGAGTTGTACCCACTGGTTCCCGAGTTACAAGTCTCCGACGAGTCAGCCTCCGCCGTGTCGTTTCAAGTCACGCTCTTCCCAAACCAAGGGTTTTGCATTGGCATAACCGCACACCATGCCGTCTTAGATGGGAAAACGACAACCATGTTTCTCAAATTCTGGGCCAACACATGCAAACGTCAAAAAAATCCAACGGTGAACGCTTCCTTACCGCAGGATCTAATCCCGAATTACAATCGTACGGTAATAAAAGCACCAGGCGATATCGAAACGAAGATTATGGATCAGTGGAACTCCTTCCTCAAAATGGTCTCCGGCGGCAAAGAACCAGACAACCCGAAGAGCTTAAAGATTCTTCCGCCGCAGGAGCTTAGTCCCGACGTCGTCCGGTTCACGCTCGATCTCACTCGTGAAGATATCCAAACGCTTCGAGAGCGACTCAAGAGAGAAGAATCTTCTGCTTCCTCGTCGTCACCTAAGGAGCTTCGTTTGTCGACGTTCGTGGTAACGTACTCGTACGTGTTGACCTGTGTGATCAGAGCTCGTGGGGGAGATCCGAACAGACCAGTCGGGTACGCGTTCGCGGTGGACTGTCGAAGTCTTCTTGACCCGCCGGTTCCGTCGAATTATTTCGGGAACTGCGTTTCGGCGGCGTTTAGAGTGCCGTTAACGGCGGAGACGTTTATGGGTGAAGAAGGGTTCTTGAGTGCTGCCAGGATGGTTAGTGACTCGGTTGAGGGATTGGATGAAACGGTGGCGTTTAAGCTTCCCGAGATTTTGGCAGCGTTTGCGACTGTTCCACCAGGAGCGCAGCTTTTATCTGTTGCCGGTTCGACTCGGTTTGGAGTGTACGGGTTGGATTTCGGGTGGGGCAAACCGCAGAGAGTTGTGGTTGTGTCGATCGATCAAGGGGAAGCGATTTCAATGGCGGAGGGTAGAGATGGGAATGGTGGTGTGGAGATTGGCTTCTCGCTCAAGAAACATGAAATGGACACTTTGATTGATTTGCTTCATGACggattaaaaagttaa
- the LOC108851687 gene encoding germin-like protein subfamily 1 member 13, whose protein sequence is MKVSQSIITIITLALIMPFSNAYDPSPLQDFCVAVNNLNGGVFVNGKFCKDPKQVKAEDFFYSGLNMAGNTDNKVKSNVTTVNVDQIPGLNTMGISLVRIDYAPYGQNPPHTHPRGTEILVLIEGTLYVGFVSSNQDNNRLFTKILHPGDVFVFPIGMIHFQVNVGKTPAVAFAGLSSQNAGVITIADTVFGSNPPINPEVLAQAFQLDVNVVKDLEVKFKN, encoded by the exons ATGAAGGTTTCTCAGTCTATCATCACTATTATCACCTTAGCATTGATCATGCCCTTTAGCAATGCTTATGATCCCAGTCCTCTCCAAGACTTCTGTGTGGCCGTTAATAACCTCAACGGTGGTG TTTTCGTGAATGGTAAATTCTGTAAGGATCCGAAGCAAGTGAAGGCAGAAGACTTTTTCTACTCAGGCCTCAACATGGCTGGAAACACCGATAACAAAGTCAAATCCAATGTAACAACAGTGAATGTTGATCAGATTCCAGGGCTAAACACTATGGGAATATCCTTAGTTCGCATAGACTACGCGCCATACGGCCAAAACCCACCTCATACGCACCCACGTGGCACTGAGATCCTTGTCCTAATCGAGGGAACATTATATGTCGGTTTTGTTTCTTCCAATCAAGACAATAACCGTTTATTCACCAAAATTTTGCATCCCGGGGATGTGTTCGTGTTCCCAATAGGAATGATCCATTTTCAAGTGAACGTCGGAAAAACTCCTGCGGTGGCCTTTGCAGGATTAAGTAGCCAGAACGCTGGTGTCATCACTATCGCAGATACTGTGTTTGGATCAAACCCTCCGATTAATCCAGAAGTTCTGGCTCAAGCGTTCCAGTTGGATGTCAATGTTGTCAAAGACCTTGAGGTCAAGTTTAAGAACTGA